The genomic region GATGTGCTAACATGTGCCTCTTGTAGGTATTTCATGATGGAGGCATCCTTCTCAGCCTTCTCAAAATAAAGCCATATCTTCCACACAAGTACACAAATTCTCCTTCAGGAGGCATGCAAGGCTACTCCAGGGAGACACCCCAGCCTCCTTCCGGGCAGGCATTTACGTTCTTCTCTAGGGAACTTATAAACTCTGTCTCGTACATGCACTTAAGCCCTCCTCGCGGAGGCATCTAAACTATGCTTCAGGCGTACACCTTATGCTTCCTTCAGAGAGACTCCTAAGCCCTGTTCCAAGGAGGGCCCCCTTAAATAAGCCCTCCTCCTCCGAGGCACAATAATTTTGCTCCGTGGAAAAGTTAttcgtaatatatatatatatatatatatatatatatataagcttttctttttctaaacaTGCTTATGCTATTAACATATTTGCAGaattcagaaaagaaaatagaagaagaagTTTCTTCTTCGCACCTCACCTCTAAAGAGGTCTACTATAATAAGTCTCGAAATCTCCACTAAAATTAGATTTGGGGGCTAGTGATGTGCATATAAACAAGTAGACCCAAAGAGGCACAAGCAatccaaaaagaaagagagaaatgagAGGTACATAACATCCTTTGAGGCGTAAGGGAACCTGTCAGGCTGCTCTGGTGGGTGTCCCCCAAAACAAATTGGCAAAGGGAGGAGGCCCAAGACATCCCCCTACACGGACCATGATCAAAGCCTAATAAAACATTCGGCCTAAAAGGCCCACGTGGCAGCCCACATTCCACCTCGATATCCAATTAGCTTAGGTGTTAGTAACCACATTAACCGTAGTAAGGAAGAACTCCCTGGAATCTAGGACTCTCTGATGGCTGTGACTCCTTGTAGACAAGGGAGGTCTTCCCAAAGCTCTAGACTCCTTGGTGGCTAGGATTACCTAGCGGTTAGGAGACCTTGCTGATGAGCCCAACTCGGAGATAAGCATTCAACAACAAGATTAACAGAAGATAAAAATAGACTATGGTTATCCAAATGACCCTTATCAATTTCTCCTCGAGAATGAAGGAAACGTACAGAGCCCTATCATAGGGGGACAccccctataaatacagggTTTACTACTTCATACGAATGAGACCTCCCAGACACCCTCTAACGTCTCTCACACCTTTCTAAGACCTTCCTGACACATTTCTTACACTTTGGACGACACTCCTCACGTCCCTCACTCCTTTTACTCTCTAAACATTATCTAAGCACTTTACAAGCACATTATTaagtgtttttatatttttcaccgACTTTATTTACCATATCTCGATTTTCAATCAtacttatttagtttttggctttattcaattttaaatccatactaacttgagcgtcagAGTGCTAACGccttttttgcaggtcccTCCTTGAAAATTTGCATTCGGTTCGGCTCAAACTTCGAACAATAGTCCATATCCATTGGGCTTGTGCATTTTTTCAATGCATCAGTCATCTAGatgattagaaaattttcgattaaattactttatattttattctccgtaatcaatcaaaaaattattatcttaaaattagcaagcaatatttattgcaaacttttcataaaaatatattaggtTGTAAACGACATAAATTAGGGGAAGccctcttctttttccacGGAACCCAAAGGGCGCACTTCTGCACATCCAAGACCACTTGCTTGAGGATCCATTTACTGGGGACATCCACATGTGGTTGTTGGATCAATtggtacaaaatttaattgataaccATGCATTCTAATAAtttagagggaaaaaaaatacataacttTGTCCTATATCTagatctaattaaaaaaatatttctgtcaaccccataattaattttattttataaaatattaaataattaactcgTGCATAGCACCAGAATTTGCATATTtctaacttattatttaattcttacaTTATTGTTTACTTTGTGCATAATGTAGAGATTTTTCTTCCATTATTGGAGCTGCACAAGACTTTTtccatatattaaaattaatggatGTGACATACATAAGTATAACCATCAATGACCatgtataattgattataactATATACCAACTTCCAATTTCTTaattacaatttgaaaaaaaaaatgtaatttcagtcttttaatttatgggattatcaattttgatcctgcacgaattaatttttgtaatttaaaccTAAcgtaactttaaaattttagcaattttcatcctttccCTGCCAAATTACATTAGACTCGCATATGATCAAATTGAAGTGTAATTTTAGTACTGTAACTTAAAAGACGTTGGCATTTATAGTCCAGTAACTTAAGGGAGTTGGGATTTTTATTCCTGCACAAATTGATTTACgggattaaaattacaatttaattggatcatgTGTAAgtcaaatgcaattttctgACCATCTAACCAagttgttaaaattataaagtaacaaaactaaattacgaaaattatttcatacaaaataaaaaataccatcttctttaaattacagaactaaaatcaTATGTTTTTTCCCACCtaaattactttaaaatatgaaCACACGTTAATCACGACAGAGTATCATGtgatatatatcatatatatatatatgatgacgttttttttaatgaatatattGACTTATCGATTAAATAAACCAATGGCAAGTTGACAAGTATCTGTACCCACATACGATTAATtagatctatatatattttatatttattaatcaagtGGGAGAGATTCTCTTTTATTGATCTAccacaataataaataataccaTTAGCAACAATATAAATTTCTCGAAAAATACCGGAATTCTTTGATAATTTACACTAGCTAGCAAGGAATttagcaagaaaaatattttacttgaCAATTAAGTCACCGCTGATTTTAACttcgaattttttattttgttaattttgttataaattttactaatgaaaatattcattagtaaaatttcaagaaatgctTTTCGACCTTTTTGCAAAAACcagttacaaaattttgcaatatCTAGACGGCCAAACTAACGATCGAAGTAcgtacaacaatttacctctttaaaTAGATATgtgaattgcttcattttaaaaaatatcataagggggtaaattgctaatttatttataaataaataattttcattcgTAATATCACAgagaataaattgttattcatgttatatatatatatgtggatagTGTATTATTgtgataagaaaatatatatatatatatatatgtattaactTTCATTTATGTATGAATTTTTGGtggtacaaatatattttttggtggGGCATAATTGCcttcctatttttttgtttacagTGTACACCCTTGCAACCATGTGGCAGCACATCatttagaaatgaaataatgtcaaaatatGTTGTCGTTTGACTTAAggaattttgtttgaattgcaaaattatatttttggttttttaaaaaataagttattgtattattaaaaattaattaaactttattaaattttaattgcaaTGTTACATATATTACTagtttctaaaaaataattaattatataattaaaaaattaactaaagatttaataatatttaattattaaaattacttattatattattaaatattaattaaaaatacattcttattttaaaataatattaattttgtttaaaataattttaattacaaattaaatttaaaaattacaaaagaaaaaaagaaaagccttGAGTCGTTACTCAAAGTAGTCACCTTGAATAACAAATAAGCCGTgaggttttttgttttttttttaagttagaagtaacaatttattttaaatttgtagaATTTTTGAAATCGGAAAATTGTTGTCCAGATCATGTTTGGtacaatttatcataaatttgtAGAATTTTTGAAATCGGAAAATTGTTGTCCAGATCATGTTTggtttaatcaaattaatcacaaagtAAGTATAATACATCTGTCTGTCATATGATTAgtaactttttcaaaaaatgtacACTAATCACACAATAAATGTATTGTACTTGTCATATGATTGATTCATGTTTGGACGACTGGACTAGAATTTCCCAATGAAACCACaactttcataaaaattttggatttattttataatatttaaataaataaaaataagccTATAAATATTGCCTCCATGAACACAGCCTAATCCCACCACTTCCTTCCTAGCTACTTCTCATAGTTTCTGGGTATTGTTTGtctgatcaaaattaaaacatggAAACCCAATTTTGGTTTTCATGTCTTTCGTTGATCGTATTCGTTTATGTCCTAACCAAAGTACTTCGACGCGAAAAACTGAACTTGCCACCCGGCCCGAGGCCCTGGCCCGTGATAGGGAACCTAAATCTCATAGGCCCTCTCCCACACAGATCCATACACGAACTCGCCCAGAAATACGGGCCCTTAATTCACCTCAAATTCGGGTCCGCCTCCGTGGTGGTGGGCTCCAACGTGGAGATGGCGAAAGTCTTCCTGAAAACGATGGATGTTAACTTCGCCTCACGGCCGGTGACCGCGGCCGGGAAGTACACCGGTTATAACTATACGGACATCACGTGGGCTCCCTACGGCCCGTACTGGAGACAGGCCCGGAGAATGTGCTTGATGGAGCTTTTCAGCGCTAAGAGACTTGAATCCTACGAGTACATCCGGATCGAGGAAATGAACTCTCTGCTCAAAAATATGTTCAAATGCTGCGGTCAACCCATTTTGGTGAAGGATTATCTGTCGACAGTGACACTGAACGTGATAAGCCGCATGGTTCTGGGGAAGAGGTACCTGGACAAAGACATCGAGAACCCGGTGGTTGCGCCGCAGGAGTTCAAGAAAATGCTGGACGAGCTGTTCTTGCTGAATGGGGTGATCAACGTGGGGGATCTGATTCCCTGGATCAGTTTCCTGGATTTGCAGGGGTATGTGAAGAGGATGAAGATTGTTCACAAGAAATTTGACAAGTTTTTGGAGCATGTTCTTGATGAGCATCaggagaggaggaggagtatCGAGGGGTACGTGAGCAGAGATATGGTGGATGTTCTGCTGGAGCTGGCGGAGGATCCGACTTTGGAGGTGAAGCTGGAGAGGCATGGAGTCAAGGGCCATATTCTGGTACaagaaatatcattttttactaTCACTAATTactattatcaaaaaataaaataaaattatgacatatacaattaatcataaatttacaatacttGTTAGTCAATTGTTTTCCATAATGAAGccataatattaaaagttaaaattataataatatttgtgtataattaaaaatcatgataaatattgatttatcataataaaaatttatatcatagcaatttttttttttttttttggcattagAACACGAGTGGGTTGACTCGAGTTGGCTCGCaaattttatactaatatataatccGAGTGTTTTGAGTACGAGTCCAGAAGGGttaaactttttctttttggaaatCGGGTTgcaattttagaatttatctGATTCTAATTGCGTCTAAGTCGACTCagactttatttttctcttagaGTTTGATTAAGTCTTTATTTTGGTTGAGCTCATTATAAGTACTGTTTGAAGAGTTGATGAGTTCGATATTGATGACTAATTTAGTAGACGGAAAGCTCTTAAGCTTAATAAATATGAtcgaattaaatcaattatagagtatgatatatttatt from Sesamum indicum cultivar Zhongzhi No. 13 linkage group LG3, S_indicum_v1.0, whole genome shotgun sequence harbors:
- the LOC105157292 gene encoding flavonoid 3'-monooxygenase — encoded protein: METQFWFSCLSLIVFVYVLTKVLRREKLNLPPGPRPWPVIGNLNLIGPLPHRSIHELAQKYGPLIHLKFGSASVVVGSNVEMAKVFLKTMDVNFASRPVTAAGKYTGYNYTDITWAPYGPYWRQARRMCLMELFSAKRLESYEYIRIEEMNSLLKNMFKCCGQPILVKDYLSTVTLNVISRMVLGKRYLDKDIENPVVAPQEFKKMLDELFLLNGVINVGDLIPWISFLDLQGYVKRMKIVHKKFDKFLEHVLDEHQERRRSIEGYVSRDMVDVLLELAEDPTLEVKLERHGVKGHILDLLAGGTESSTVTIIWAISELLKQPKYFKKATEELDRVIGRNRWVKEQDMPNLPYIQAIMKETMRLHPIAPILTPRLAREDCKVAGYDIKKGTQVFVNVWTIGLDPSIWENPTEFNPDRFIKKPIDVRGHDFELLPFGAGRRMCPGYSLGLKVILSSLANLIHGFNWKLPDPMKPEDLNMEEVFGLSVPRKVPLVAVPEPRLPLEVYNL